The proteins below come from a single Portunus trituberculatus isolate SZX2019 chromosome 2, ASM1759143v1, whole genome shotgun sequence genomic window:
- the LOC123506813 gene encoding uncharacterized protein LOC123506813 yields the protein MDVYKRILKLKPRSTTPTDLPVKIYKECAPELATPLCSIINATLSQYLCPVDWKTSFVTPIPKTASPQSLNDLRPVAITPISSLICEDFVFDWAYNKISSFLNIQQFGNIRATSTSHYLVSFLDFIHSHLDKRNTSVAVAFVDFKKASDLVDHTVVINKAINLGLPSHLTAWLADFLTGSRQAVRFQKQTSSYQQLTCGVPQGIKMAPLFPDTD from the coding sequence ATGGATGTTTACAAGAGAATTTTGAAACTCAAGCCTCGGTCAACCACCCCTACTGACCTACCCGTTAAGATTTACAAAGAATGTGCTCCTGAACTAGCCACTCCTCTCTGCTCAATAATAAATGCAACTCTCTCTCAGTACTTATGCCCTGTTGACTGGAAAACATCATTTGTCACACCCATCCCTAAAACTGCCAGCCCACAATCACTAAATGACCTCAGGCCCGTTGCTATCACACCCATCTCTAGCCTCATCTGTGAAGACTTTGTGTTTGACTGGGCATACAACAAAATCAGTTCCTTCTTAAACATTCAGCAATTTGGCAATATCAgagccacctccacctctcactaCCTAGTCAGCTTCCTTGATTTCATTCATAGTCACCTGGACAAACGGAACACCTCTGTAGCAGTTGCTTTTGTAGACTTCAAGAAAGCTTCTGATCTAGTTGACCACACTGTTGTCATCAACAAAGCCATCAATCTGggtcttccctctcacctgacAGCATGGCTGGctgacttcctcacgggaagccGGCAAGCTGTACGTTTTCAGAAACAGACATCCTCTTACCAACAGCTAACGTGTGGCGTCCCTCAGGGCATCAAGATGGCTCCACTGTTTCCTGATACTGATTAA